CGGCATTGCTGCCGGCGGCGGCGCAGTGGTTGCCGGCGCTGCCGTGGTGGGCACTGGCTGCGTTGCTGGCACTGGCGCTGGCGCCGGAGACGTCGCAGCATGCGCTGGCGCTGGCGCTGGTGCCGGTGCCGCAGCGGCCGGCGTGGATTCGGCCACCTTCGGCAGGTACGAATTCAACCGCTCGAAGAAGCGCTTGTAGAAGGCCGCATCCTGCACGGTGGTGCTGGACACACGCACCAGCGAATCACCGCTGCTGCCGACCGGCACCGACAGCGAGCCCAGCACGCCCACGCCCACGCTGGCGGAGGTGGAGCTCTTCTTCAATGCATAGCGGTCCTGCAGCGCGCTGACAAACACTTGCGCGGTACCACCGTCCTGCCCGGCGCAGGAAATGCGCAGATTGAGCTGCTCGCTCTGGTCGGCTTCCTTGAGCTGGAAGTTCTTGCTGCCCTCCACGGCGGCGGCATCGGCGCGCGTGACCGCATAGCCCTGGCTCAACAGCACCCGCCGCGCCGCCTCGCACGCCTGCGGCGAGGTCGCGCTGACGTTGCGCGAATAGGTGTCGTCGGAATTGAACGACTCGCGCATCAGCATGGTGTCGCCTTTGCTGCCACCGCAACCGGCGAGAGCCGCCAATGCGCCAAGCAACGCGCCGCGCGCAATCAGGGAAGAACAGGACATGGGTAAATTCCGGCATCCAAAACCGGCACAGAGCATAGCCGCAACCCATGTGCGCGCGGTGTCGCGTCCGCCGCTCATGGCTGCGCGGGTTCATCCATCGGCAGTTGCAGGTCCACCTGCAGGCGGCGGCCATCGGCGTCCAGGCGTTCGGCGCGCAGATAGTGGTGCGCCGCGACCATCGCCAACGGCACGGCGGGCAGACACGGCGCGCCCCACAGGCTCAGCGCGAAGCCCTGCGCGTGCAGCCAGTGGGACAGCCGGTCCCAGACCGCCTGCTCGCCGGGCACGATCAGGTCCAGATCGGCCGGGCCATCGGGCACCTGTTCGGGCGCCTGCAGCCAACGTGCGTAGCTGCCGTGCGGGGTGACAGGCAAGCCCTGCTCGCGCAGCGCCTGCAGCAGTTGCGCGGCGGCCTGCAGATCCAGGCGGGTGCGGCAGTGCTGGAAGATCAGCGCATATTCGTGGCTGCGGTTGCTGGCGGTGCCGCGCTGCGCCAGCACCCCGCCGGCGCGTGGATAGCACAGCACCCGCTCCTCGCGCAGCGTAAACAGACTGGACAGGATGCGCCCCAGGTCCCAGGCCTGCGGCACTAGCTGCCCGTCCAGTACCACGTTCTCCACCATCGCCACGCCGAAGCCGCCTGGCCGCAGCTGGCGACGCAGCGCATGGAACACCGCACGCAAGCCGGCCAGATAACTGGCGTAATCGGTGCTGGCATATAGCTGGCCCGGCGCCACCGGCCCGGACCAGTGGCAGCCGAAATACGGCACGTTGGTCAGGCACAGGTCCACCGGCGCGGCCGGCGGCACCTGCGCCAGCCCGCCCACCACGACCGGCGCCTGCACCGCGTGCCGCCGCAAGCGCTCGCGTGCCACTACGGCACGTGCCGGGTCGACCTCCATGCCATGCGCCTGGCGGCCTTCCAACGCGGCCGCGAGCAAGGTGCTGCCGAACCCGCAGAACGGGTCGAACACCTGCTGCCCCGGCGCACTGAAATGGCGCACGAACGGGCGCATCTGATTGACCCAGCCGCAGTCGCGCCCATGCAAGGGATCGGCGGCGCGCAGGTCGTCCGGCAGCGCCCAGGCCGGATCGTCCGGCGCTGGCGTCCACCAGCTGCGCTGATCGAATTCATCCATGGCCTGGCTCCCACAGGATGTCCGCATCCGGGTCCCAGCCTGCGCACAGCCGGCCATTGGCGAAGAACACCAGCTTGTACAGATCGCCGCTGGCGTGGCGGGCATGCATGGCGGCGTAGTCCGCGCTTTCGAACACGACGTGCATGCCGTGCGCATCGCGCAGCCGCACGTTCCAGAAGTAGTAGCCCTGGGTCATGCCGTCGAGCGTCCAGCCCGGCCACCACGGCTGTTGCATGCACTCGGCCAACAAGGTCTCCACGCCGATGCGCCGTTGCTCGATGTAACGCACGGTACCGTTGGTGCGGTAGCCGGCATCCAGCCGCGACAGCTCACGGAAGATCACCTGGCTGGCGCCGCAGCGTCGCGCGAACTCCAGATAACGGGCGATTTCCTGCGCAGTATCCACGCCGCCCTGCTGCACGATGCACACCAGGCGCACCGGCACGCGCAGTGCCAACCGATTGGCGGTGTGCACGAACGCATCCACCTGTGCGATCGGCTCGTCCGGGCGGAAGCGCATGATCGCGTCGTTGCCGGCCTGCAGCGGATGATGGCGCGACAGCTCGATCCACGACAGATCGAAGTCCACCAACGCATCGATCAACGCCTGCCCGTGGCTGCGCGCCAACCCGGCGCCATTGCTGTAGAGCACCCGCTGCGCGACCTGCGGCCCGTTGCGCGTGTGCGCCAGCGTCTGCAGCAGGGTCTGCAGCCACGCCGCATCGTCGGTCATTTCCAGACCCGACAACGAATACGACAACGGCACCCCAGCCAGCAGCTGCAGCACCTGCTGCAAGTGGTCGAAGTACGCCGGCCCTGGCCGCAGCTGCGCGGCCGCCACACCGCCGGACTGCGAGCGCAGATTCTCCGAGCAGAAGCCGCAGCGCGCCGAACACGGCCGCACCGAGGCGTAGGGCGTCAACGTGATCGGCAGCGCCGCGCGATACCGGCGCCCGCCGATCTCCAGTGCATGCCAACGGTCGACATCGTGGGCAGCCGGCACCCGCTGCTCGATCGCCGGCGCGGCAGCCCGCAAGGTGGCCAGCACCGACGCCGCCGTCACCTGCGTGCTGGGCTGCTCCGGTGTCAGCGCCGCGCTGGCCTGCGCACCTACCTCACAACCGGGCAGCGTCTGCATGTGCACGCACCTGCTCCAGCGTCCATTCCCGCAGCATCTGCCCGTTCTCCCACACCGTGACCAAGGCATCGTCGCTGTCGCCCGCGTGCGTGGCGACCTCGTCGAGTAAGGCGCTGCGGTATTGGCCCGTGGCACGATCGCGCAGCAGCGTCAGCCGGCCGCGCTTGCTCTGCTTGCCCTGATCGGTGATCGGGTCCTTGTAGACATCGATCCATGCGCCATCCACGCGCACCGCCGAGCACTTCAGTGCGAACTTCTGCGTGTCGCGATCCACCTTCTGCAGCAGCGCACCGCCCATGCCGAAGGCGACATTGTCGGCCGCATATCCGGCAGCGGTGATGCGTTCGAGGATGGCGCGCAGCGACTGCGGATTGATGCCATCGCCCTGGATCACCCGCACGTGGTTGAGCACCTTGTAGCCCTTGCCGTTGACCTGATGGCCGAACGCCTCGTCCAGCAACAGCAGACACTGCTCGACCACATCCACCGGGTCGCCCGAATCCGGGCGGATCACCACGGTCGCACCGGAGGCGATGATCTCCTCGCGCAGCGTGGTGCCCCAATGCTCGCGAATGGCGCGGTAGATGTCGTAGCTGTCCGACACCACCGCCACAATCGCGCCCGGCCGCGCAAACTGGGTGAGCATGTTGCGGTATGCATCGACTTCGCGCTCGCGCCCCCAGCTGGTGATGGTGCTGTGCTCGGCCGCGGGGATCGAATAACCGGCCACCGGCGTGTGGTAATGCGCGCGTGCCAGCAACAACGCCGATAAAGTATCGGTGCCGAGGAAGTTCACCAGGTGCGCCGCACCACCCAGCGCGGCCGAGCCCAGGCTGGACACGCCACGCGCACCGAAGTCATGCAGCTTGAACGGCAACTGGCCCTCGGGATCGTCGCTGGTGCGTTGCAGGAAATCCCGCACGATCTGCTTCACCTGCCAGCTCACCGTGGCCACGGTCACCGGATACCACACGCGCAGCAGCAGGGTCTCCAGATACGACGGCACCCAGAACGCCTTGGCGTCGGTGGATTCGATCGTCATCAGCACGTTGTGCGTGGGCACCACGCAGCCTTCGGGCACCGCACGGATGCGGATCGGCAACTGCCCACCCAAACGGTCGACGATATCGCGCCAGCCGGCCTCGTTGAACGGTTCGCCATGCGCCGCCAGCAACGCCTTGGCATCGTCGATGTCGGCGTGCGTCACCGGACGGTTGATCGCTTCTTTCAGGATCGACTGCAGGCCGAAGAACGCGGTCTGGTCGTACACGCCACCGCGCGATTCCACGTAGAAAAACGAGGCATCGGTGCCAGGTGGATATTGCAGCCAGTGGCTGGCCTTGTAGCTGTCGGTGTTGAGCAGCAGGTTGTCGAGATAATGCATGACGGAAGCTCCTTCGCGTCGGGAGGCCGGCGGTCTGTCCGCCAGCGGGAGGTCATGGCTCAGCCATGGCCCAGAAAGAATTCAAGGATGTGCAGATGGTCTTCGTAGAGCCGCGGCCCCATCGCCATCACCTCGGCGATCGGGATCCAGCGCGCCTTGTCGGCATCGTCGCCGCCACGCACCGCCGGCAATTCGCCCGCGGCAAATTCGAAGTGGAACGCATGGGTGATGGTGCGCCCGCGCAAGCTGCGCTCGGGGTGATCGAACACCTGCCGTGCGCGCAACGAACCCTTGATGACCGGTAGCGGCACCTTGAGCCGGGTTTCCTCGCGCAACTCACGCAGGCAGCTGTCCAGCAGGCCTTCGTCCTGCCCCACAAACCCGCCCGGCAGCGCCCACAAGCCCTTGCCCGGCTCGGCGCGACGACGCACCAGCAACACGTGGCCGGCCTGCACCACCACCGCATCGGTGGTGACGAAGGTGGGCGCATACGGCGCGTCCTTCCAGGCAGCGCGGTACTGTTCGATGAAGCGGAATTCGGCCACCAGCTGCGCATAGCTCGGTGAGCTGCGACGGAAGGCTTCGAGCATGTCGTACACCGGCGCCGGCACATTGCCGCGCAGCATCAACAGCCCACCATGGAAGCCGATATCGCCGGCTTCGAAGAGATAGCGGCGCAGTTCGGTGGCCGACAACGTGGCGGTGTGCTGCACATCCTCCAGCGGCCACTGCGGAAATTCCCGCAGGTAATAGCTGCTGGCGTCCTTGTCCATGCCGATCAGGCCCACACGTGCATCGGCACTGCCGCCATCGGCCTGCACGGCTTCGGCCACCTGCCGTTGCACTTCGGCAATCCACAGGCTTTCGTTGTACAGATGGTCGCGCAGCGGGCGCAGGATCAGGCGTTCGGCATCGTCGGGCAATGCCGCCTGGATCATGACCGCGCGTTCGGCGACGGTCCACGGATTGCGAATGGTGCGGGGGGTATCGGCAGAACCGATCAGCACGATCAGCTTGCGAGCCTTGCCCAGCGCGTGGCGGGCGACGGCGGCGTGGCCGTTATGAAAGGGCTCGAAACGCCCGATAAAGACGAGATAGTCGTACGGTGTTGCCATGAGAATCCCTCACGGTTGCGTGGTCAGCCAGTGGTCTGTCCGCTGGCTTGCGGCAAATGCTACGCCGATGCGCAGCGACGTCAAGCGCGCGATCGCATCGGCAAACACCGGCGTTGCCATGACACAGCGGTCATCGTCGCTGACTAGACTTGGCGGCTCTGTTCTTCAGGAATTTGCCTGCATGCCACGCCTGACCACGCGCGCGCTGACGCGCTGCTTGCTTGCCACCCTTGCACTGCTGTGCATCGCCTTGCCGGCACTTGCCGCAGCGCCAATCACGCCGTTGCGTGTGATGTCATTCAATGTGCGCGTGCCCGTCGATACCGATGGCGACAAACGCTGGCAGGCGCGTCGCGGTGCGATGGTCAGCGTGATCAAGCAGACGCATCCGGATGTGTTCGGCACCCAGGAACTGGTCAGCGAGCAAGCCGGCTATCTGGCCGCGCAGTTGCCTAACTACCGCTGGTTCGGCCAGGGACGGCGCGGTGATGACAGCGACGAACACATGGGCGTGTTCTACGACACGCGCACGCTCAACGTGGTGGAATCGGGCAACTTCTGGCTGTCCGATACGCCCGAGGTGGCCGGCAGCATCACCTGGGGCAACGTGTTGCCGCGCATGGTCACCTGGGCGTTGTTCGAGCGCCGCAGCGACAAGCGCCGCTTCTATCTGTTCAACACGCATTTCCCGTACCGCGACGAAGATGAACCCGCGCGCGAACACAGCGCGCGACTGATCCTGTCGCGCATCGCGCAATTGCCGGCCGATATTCCGGTGGTGCTGACCGGCGACTTCAACAGTGACCCGGACAAGATCACCTATCCCACGCTCACCGCCGTGCTGGGCGACGCACGCGCGAGGGCGCCTAAGCGCAGCGGGCCGGAGAACACCTTCCAGGATTTCAGCACCCATCCCACCCGGCGGATCGACTGGATCCTGTTCCGCGGGCTGACGCCAACGCAGTTCACCACGCTGGATGACCGGCCCGGCGGCGTGCTGCCGTCGGATCATTATCCGGTGCTCGCCGAGTTTGCCTGGCCGCGCTGAAAGCGCGCGCTTCAATCACTGCTTCGCAGGCATCGGCGCGCACGGAGTGAGCGCGCCGATGCCTGCGAAACAGCCGGCAATCACGGTGGCCGGATGCCCGCCTGCGCCGCGCTTGCCTGCAGCCATTCCAGCAACGCCTGCAAGGCAGCCGATGGCGTATCGCGCCAGACGATGGACAACTCACGCCGTGCCCAGGGTTCGTCCAGCGGCACGGCCACCAGTTGTTGGCGGACGCTGGAACACGCCAGCGCCGCGTGCGGCACAATCGCCACGCCGACGCCGCGCGCCAACATGCGGCATAGCGTTTCGATCCCCGGTACGCGCGCGCGAATGCGCAGGTGCACGCCGGCTCGCGCCAGGTGGGTGCGCAGATGACGCTGCAAGGCGTTGTCGGCCGATAACGCCAACAACTGCATGTCCTGGATATCGGCCAGGCGCAGCGTGTCCGCGCCGGCAAGCGGATGGCGGGCCGCCACCGCAACCACCAATTGATCGTGGCGGAACGGGCGCCGCTGCAGGCCAGTGAAATCCGCATGCCCGGCGACCACCGCCAGATCGGCCCGCTCCTCGCGCACCGCATCGGCGGCCTCCTCACTTCCCCACTCGGCCAGGGTCAGGTCCACGCGGGGATGCGCCAACAGAAAGTCGGCCACGCACTCGGGCAGCCATTCCGACAGCGCTGCCGTGTTCGCAGCCAGCCGCAGGGTGACCTGCCCACCCGCACCGTAGTCGCCCAGCTCGGTGCGCATCGCCTGCTCCTGTCGGGCCAGCACCCGCGCGTGTCGCAGCAGCACCTGCCCGGCGGCGGTGAGCGTCACGCCGCGCCGGCCACGCTCGAACAGCGCAGCGCCCACCTGCAGCTCCAGCGCGCGAATGCGGGCACTGGCGGCGGCCAGCGACAGCGCCACGCGCTCGGCACCGGCGGTGATGCTGCCGGTGTCGGCCACTGCCACGAAGATCCGCAAATCGACGAACTCCACTTGCATCGCGCAGCCCCAGCCTTCGGTGTGGACGAAGTCTGCCTCAAACAAAGACAGCTTGCCGCCTCGCCCCGGCGGCAGGATCCTGCCCGGCATGAATGACGATGCATTGCACTGGGTCCTGATCGCAGGCGTGTTCCTGCTGGCTGGCGGGGTCAAGGGTGTGGCCGGCATGGGCCTGCCGACCGTGTCCATGGGCCTGCTCGGGCTTTGGCTGCCACCCAGCCAGGCAGCCGCGTTGTTGGTGCTGCCTTCGCTGGTGACGAATCTGCAGCAGGCCTGGGGGCCGGCACCGGGTGCACTGTTGCGGCGACTATGGCCCCTGCTGGCACTGATGAGCGTGGGCACCTGGCTGACTGCCGGGTTGATCATCGGTGGCGACCCGCGCACCCTGCGTGCCGCGCTCGGCGTGTTGTTGGTGGCTTATGCGTTGCTGGGGCTTGCCCGCTGGCAGTGGACGTTGCCACCACACCATGAACGCTGGGCCAGCCCATTGACCGGCCTGATCAGCGGCCTGCTCAACGGCGCCACTGGCGTGGTGGTGGTGCCGATAGCGCCGTATTTCGCCGCGCTGGGGTTGCCGCGCGAGCTGTTGATCCGCGCACTGGCCACCTGCTTTGGTACCGCAACGCTTGCTCTGGCCATCGCGCTGGTCTGGCAGGGCGGCGTGCAGCTATCGGCGGGCGTGCCATCGCTACTGGCGCTGCTGCCAACAGCGCTGGGCATGTGGGCCGGCACCCGGGTGCGGCGACGTATCTCCGCCGAGATGTTCCGGCGCGTGTTCTTCGGCACCTTGCTGCTGCTCGGCCTGCAGGCCTGCTGGCAGGCGCTGGCCTGATCTGCTGCAGGCAGTCGGGTGCGCACAGGTGTCGCCCACCGATGCGCCGCCCCAAAAACAAACGCCACCGACAAGCGGTGGCGTTGCTCACCCATCAATGACGCAAGCAATCAGTCAGCCCAGCGACCCGGTGCCGTCGATTGCGGCAGTACTTGCGCCGACAGCGGCTGGTCCTTGGACAACAACCCCAGCGCATCGGCCAGGATGGCCGCCGATTCGTGCAGCAGCGGATCCGGACGCTTTTCAGCGGCCTTCTCGCGGGCGGTGTCCTTGACGATATCGCGCTCGTTGCCGGTCAGGCCGTCGTCGCTGTCGTCGGCCAGCGGGTCCAGTGGCAGACCCAGCTGCTTGCGCACCTGCTGGCGGTCCTTGCGCTGCTGATCCTGCTTCTGCCGTTCGGCCACGCGCTCGGCTTCGTTCAACGAAATGTACTTCTTGGCCTTCTCGTCACGGAACTGCTTGACGTCCTCTTCCCACCACTGGAATTCCTTGTCGCTGGCGATGCGCGTGGCGTGCAGGGTCTGCAGCTTCGGCAGCAGCGGGGCAAAGTTGCCGTACTGGGTGTGCGGCACGGCGGCAATGCGCGTCCACGGCAGCGCGTTGTCGTAGGTGCTTTCGCCGAATTCGGTGGCATCCACGCTGGCCGGGAATGCGATGTCCGGCACCACGCCCTTGTGCTGGGTGCTGGAGCCGCTGACGCGGAAGAACTGCGCAATGGTCAGCTTGACCTGCCCATAACGCTGCCCTTCGGCGGCCGGCCAGCGGTCCAGGTCAACGATGTTCTGCACCGTGCCCTTGCCGAAGGTGGTTTCACCAATGACCAGACCGCGGCCGTAGTCCTGGATGGCACCAGCAAAAATTTCCGACGCCGAAGCCGAGCCGCGGTTGATCAGCACGCCCAGCGGGCCATCCCAGGCCACCTTCGGGTTGCTGTCGCCATTGACGGTGACCCGGCCACCGGATTCGCGCACCTGCACCACTGGGCCCTGTTCGATAAACAGCCCGGTGAGCTCGATCGCTTCGTCCAGCGAACCGCCACCGTTGTTGCGCAGATCCAGCACCACGCCGTCGACCTTGTCGGACTTGAAGCCCGCCAGCAGCTTGGCGACATCGCGGGTGGCCGAGGCATAGTCGGCCGCGTTACGACGACGGCCTTCGAAATCCTGGTAGAAGCCCGGCAGTTTGATGATGCCGATCCGGCGCTGTGGCACGTCGCCACTGGCCGGCAGCGTGATGGTCTCGCCCTTGGCAGCCTGTTCGGCCAGGCGCACCTTCTGCCGCGTCAGGGTCACGGTGCGGTGCGTGCCGTCGATGCCCAGCTCGGCCGGGATGTACTCCAGGCGCACCTGGGTGTCCTTGCTGCCGCGGATCTTGGCAACCACGTCATCGATGCGCCAGCCGATCACATCTTCGATGGCGCCGCTCTTGGCCTGGCCAACGCCAACGATGCGGTCGCCCGGCTTGAGCGTGCCGTCCACCGCGGCCGGACCACCCGGGATCACCTCGCGGATCACCACCATGTCGTCCTGCTTCTGCAGCTGCGCGCCGATGCCTTCCAGCGACAGCGACATCTGCTGATTGAAGGTTTCGGCCGTGCGCGGCGTGAAGTAATCGGTGTGCGGGTCAACTGCATTGGTGTAGGCGTTGAGGAAAAACTGGAACGCGTCTTCTCCCTTCAGTTCATTGACCGAATCGGCCAACGTGGCATAGCGCTTGTCCAGCGTCTTGCGGATGTCGTCCGACTTCTTGCCGGCCAGCTTCAGGCGCAGCCAGTCGTTCATCACCGACTGCCGCCACAGCACGTCCAGTTGCTTGTCGTCGGCTGCCCACGGCACGTCCTTGCGGTCGTACTCGAACTTCTCGCTGCCGGTGAAATCGAAATCCTGCTTGAGCAGTTCGCGCGCGTATTTGACGCGCTGATCGACACGCTTC
The nucleotide sequence above comes from Xanthomonas campestris pv. campestris str. ATCC 33913. Encoded proteins:
- a CDS encoding carboxy terminal-processing peptidase, translating into MTYNVSASLKAGLLALVLTTPMALLARADTALPAAATPEQATATKLVYGLLSDSRYAYRPRTLDEAMSKDVFKRYLETLDGGKQFFTQADVDAFAPLQAGVGDALRGGNLEPAFQVFSVYKKRVDQRVKYARELLKQDFDFTGSEKFEYDRKDVPWAADDKQLDVLWRQSVMNDWLRLKLAGKKSDDIRKTLDKRYATLADSVNELKGEDAFQFFLNAYTNAVDPHTDYFTPRTAETFNQQMSLSLEGIGAQLQKQDDMVVIREVIPGGPAAVDGTLKPGDRIVGVGQAKSGAIEDVIGWRIDDVVAKIRGSKDTQVRLEYIPAELGIDGTHRTVTLTRQKVRLAEQAAKGETITLPASGDVPQRRIGIIKLPGFYQDFEGRRRNAADYASATRDVAKLLAGFKSDKVDGVVLDLRNNGGGSLDEAIELTGLFIEQGPVVQVRESGGRVTVNGDSNPKVAWDGPLGVLINRGSASASEIFAGAIQDYGRGLVIGETTFGKGTVQNIVDLDRWPAAEGQRYGQVKLTIAQFFRVSGSSTQHKGVVPDIAFPASVDATEFGESTYDNALPWTRIAAVPHTQYGNFAPLLPKLQTLHATRIASDKEFQWWEEDVKQFRDEKAKKYISLNEAERVAERQKQDQQRKDRQQVRKQLGLPLDPLADDSDDGLTGNERDIVKDTAREKAAEKRPDPLLHESAAILADALGLLSKDQPLSAQVLPQSTAPGRWAD
- a CDS encoding DUF2242 domain-containing protein; the encoded protein is MSCSSLIARGALLGALAALAGCGGSKGDTMLMRESFNSDDTYSRNVSATSPQACEAARRVLLSQGYAVTRADAAAVEGSKNFQLKEADQSEQLNLRISCAGQDGGTAQVFVSALQDRYALKKSSTSASVGVGVLGSLSVPVGSSGDSLVRVSSTTVQDAAFYKRFFERLNSYLPKVAESTPAAAAPAPAPAPAHAATSPAPAPVPATQPVPTTAAPATTAPPPAAMPTTVAQPPIAPLPVEAQDPPPAPAPVPQGEPATQP
- a CDS encoding endonuclease/exonuclease/phosphatase family protein, encoding MPRLTTRALTRCLLATLALLCIALPALAAAPITPLRVMSFNVRVPVDTDGDKRWQARRGAMVSVIKQTHPDVFGTQELVSEQAGYLAAQLPNYRWFGQGRRGDDSDEHMGVFYDTRTLNVVESGNFWLSDTPEVAGSITWGNVLPRMVTWALFERRSDKRRFYLFNTHFPYRDEDEPAREHSARLILSRIAQLPADIPVVLTGDFNSDPDKITYPTLTAVLGDARARAPKRSGPENTFQDFSTHPTRRIDWILFRGLTPTQFTTLDDRPGGVLPSDHYPVLAEFAWPR
- a CDS encoding DNA methyltransferase, whose product is MDEFDQRSWWTPAPDDPAWALPDDLRAADPLHGRDCGWVNQMRPFVRHFSAPGQQVFDPFCGFGSTLLAAALEGRQAHGMEVDPARAVVARERLRRHAVQAPVVVGGLAQVPPAAPVDLCLTNVPYFGCHWSGPVAPGQLYASTDYASYLAGLRAVFHALRRQLRPGGFGVAMVENVVLDGQLVPQAWDLGRILSSLFTLREERVLCYPRAGGVLAQRGTASNRSHEYALIFQHCRTRLDLQAAAQLLQALREQGLPVTPHGSYARWLQAPEQVPDGPADLDLIVPGEQAVWDRLSHWLHAQGFALSLWGAPCLPAVPLAMVAAHHYLRAERLDADGRRLQVDLQLPMDEPAQP
- a CDS encoding LysR family transcriptional regulator, giving the protein MQVEFVDLRIFVAVADTGSITAGAERVALSLAAASARIRALELQVGAALFERGRRGVTLTAAGQVLLRHARVLARQEQAMRTELGDYGAGGQVTLRLAANTAALSEWLPECVADFLLAHPRVDLTLAEWGSEEAADAVREERADLAVVAGHADFTGLQRRPFRHDQLVVAVAARHPLAGADTLRLADIQDMQLLALSADNALQRHLRTHLARAGVHLRIRARVPGIETLCRMLARGVGVAIVPHAALACSSVRQQLVAVPLDEPWARRELSIVWRDTPSAALQALLEWLQASAAQAGIRPP
- a CDS encoding bifunctional nicotinamide-nucleotide adenylyltransferase/Nudix hydroxylase; the encoded protein is MATPYDYLVFIGRFEPFHNGHAAVARHALGKARKLIVLIGSADTPRTIRNPWTVAERAVMIQAALPDDAERLILRPLRDHLYNESLWIAEVQRQVAEAVQADGGSADARVGLIGMDKDASSYYLREFPQWPLEDVQHTATLSATELRRYLFEAGDIGFHGGLLMLRGNVPAPVYDMLEAFRRSSPSYAQLVAEFRFIEQYRAAWKDAPYAPTFVTTDAVVVQAGHVLLVRRRAEPGKGLWALPGGFVGQDEGLLDSCLRELREETRLKVPLPVIKGSLRARQVFDHPERSLRGRTITHAFHFEFAAGELPAVRGGDDADKARWIPIAEVMAMGPRLYEDHLHILEFFLGHG
- a CDS encoding nicotinate phosphoribosyltransferase — protein: MHYLDNLLLNTDSYKASHWLQYPPGTDASFFYVESRGGVYDQTAFFGLQSILKEAINRPVTHADIDDAKALLAAHGEPFNEAGWRDIVDRLGGQLPIRIRAVPEGCVVPTHNVLMTIESTDAKAFWVPSYLETLLLRVWYPVTVATVSWQVKQIVRDFLQRTSDDPEGQLPFKLHDFGARGVSSLGSAALGGAAHLVNFLGTDTLSALLLARAHYHTPVAGYSIPAAEHSTITSWGREREVDAYRNMLTQFARPGAIVAVVSDSYDIYRAIREHWGTTLREEIIASGATVVIRPDSGDPVDVVEQCLLLLDEAFGHQVNGKGYKVLNHVRVIQGDGINPQSLRAILERITAAGYAADNVAFGMGGALLQKVDRDTQKFALKCSAVRVDGAWIDVYKDPITDQGKQSKRGRLTLLRDRATGQYRSALLDEVATHAGDSDDALVTVWENGQMLREWTLEQVRAHADAARL
- a CDS encoding sulfite exporter TauE/SafE family protein — translated: MNDDALHWVLIAGVFLLAGGVKGVAGMGLPTVSMGLLGLWLPPSQAAALLVLPSLVTNLQQAWGPAPGALLRRLWPLLALMSVGTWLTAGLIIGGDPRTLRAALGVLLVAYALLGLARWQWTLPPHHERWASPLTGLISGLLNGATGVVVVPIAPYFAALGLPRELLIRALATCFGTATLALAIALVWQGGVQLSAGVPSLLALLPTALGMWAGTRVRRRISAEMFRRVFFGTLLLLGLQACWQALA